From Antedon mediterranea chromosome 9, ecAntMedi1.1, whole genome shotgun sequence, a single genomic window includes:
- the LOC140059263 gene encoding actin nucleation-promoting factor WASL-like isoform X2: MTQSQRKSVQNNVQCSLLNHQENDQVFKLLGKRCVTLATSVVQVFLAKSGSSWVKQCCGVACFVKDNPNRSYYIRVYDILKNLMVWEQELYNQFKYKKPRPFFHTFSTDTCWAGLNFASDLEAENFGGVILEKISLKQQRRDKRRQAPPVPPSNQGSNAPPPLPEVHHTPNQISNDNNKEKKGTKKKDKKKSKITKADIGLPSNFQHVSHVGWDPDKGFDTNNMDPSVKGWFQSIGVTEALLKDKNTAKFINDFIEEHGGIEAVKKEAERAKPELPPPPPPSDRHPRRDGGMPPPAPPSRRDLPPPPPQRDTRASPRPQRAPAPRPPSSSSRGLPPLPPPSMNQPPPITRPSRGPPPPSGGGGGPPPPPPPPPPSVGAAPPPPPVPSAGAPSMGGGGGGGGGGGGRGDLLSQIQQGKELKAVEPNSSTPRGALLDQIRGGKKLKKVDPSEQNNEPVIEDDSGLGAALRKALELRSNVIRSDDSEGDEDDEFEDEDDEWED, encoded by the exons ATGACACAATCACAGAGAAAATCTGTGCAAAATAACGTACAATGTTCACTGCTTAATCATCAAGAAAATGATCAAGTGTTTAAGCTCTTGGGGAAAAGATGTGTT aCTCTAGCAACCTCTGTTGTTCAAGTGTTTCTGGCAAAGAGTGGAAGTTCGTGGGTAAAGCAATGTTGTGGCGTAGCGTGTTTCGTAAAAGATAACCCAAACAGATCATACTACATCCGAGTATACGATATCTta aaaaatcTTATGGTTTGGGAACAAGAGCTTTACAATCAATTTAAGTACAAGAAACCAAGAccattttttcatacattttCTACAGAT accTGCTGGGCAGGACTGAATTTCGCAAGTGACCTAGAAGCGGAAAACTTTGGTGGTGTTATTTTAGAAAAGATCAGCTTAAAACAGCAAAGACGAG ACAAACGTCGACAGGCGCCACCAGTTCCTCCAAGTAACCAAGGATCGAACGCTCCTCCTCCATTGCCTG AGGTACATCACACACCAAACCAGATATCAAATGacaataataaagaaaagaaaggaACAAAGAAAAAGGACAAAAAGAAAAGCAAAATTACCAAAGCTGATATTGGGCTTCCATCAAACTTCCA acATGTCAGCCATGTTGGATGGGATCCTGACAAGGGATTTGAT actaACAATATGGATCCGTCAGTGAAGGGATGGTTTCAGTCAATTGGAGTGACGGAAGCCTTATTGAAAGACAAGAACACAGCTAAATTCATTAATGACTTTATTGAGGAACATGGAGGAATTGAAGCCGTCAAAAAGGAAGCAGAGCGTGCCAAACCAG AATTGCCACCCCCACCACCACCATCAGATCGGCACCCTCGTCGAGACGGTGGAATGCCTCCTCCTGCACCACCATCACGCCGAGACTTACCTCCCCCTCCTCCCCAGAGAGACACCAGAGCTAGCCCAAGACCCCAAAGAGCACCAGCTCCACGTCCACCTTCTTCATCCTCAAGAGGGCTTCCTCCTTTACCACCACCAAGCATGAATCAACCTCCCCCGATCACAAGACCATCACGTGGACCACCACCTCCTTCCGGTGGTGGCGGCGGTCctcctccaccaccaccaccgccTCCACCATCTGTTGGAGCAGCACCTCCACCACCACCTGTACCATCAGCAGGAGCACCATCTATGGGTGGTGGTGGTGGCGGCGGCGGAGGAGGAGGAGGCAGAGGTGATCTCTTGAGTCAGATTCAACAAGGCAAAGAGTTAAAAGCAGTAGAGCCTAACAGTAGTACACCTAGAGGAGCATTACTTGATCAAATCAGAGGTGGAAAGAAGCTAAAGAAG GTCGATCCATCTGAACAAAATAACGAACCTGTAATTGAAGACGACTCAGGCCTAGGTGCTGCCCTCAGAAAAGCCCTAGAGCTGAGGTCGAATGTGATTCGCTCAG ATGATAGTGAAGGggatgaagatgatgaatttGAAGATGAGGACGATGAATGGGAGGACtaa
- the LOC140059263 gene encoding actin nucleation-promoting factor WASL-like isoform X1 produces MTQSQRKSVQNNVQCSLLNHQENDQVFKLLGKRCVTLATSVVQVFLAKSGSSWVKQCCGVACFVKDNPNRSYYIRVYDILKNLMVWEQELYNQFKYKKPRPFFHTFSTDTCWAGLNFASDLEAENFGGVILEKISLKQQRRDKRRQAPPVPPSNQGSNAPPPLPEVHHTPNQISNDNNKEKKGTKKKDKKKSKITKADIGLPSNFQHVSHVGWDPDKGFDTNNMDPSVKGWFQSIGVTEALLKDKNTAKFINDFIEEHGGIEAVKKEAERAKPELPPPPPPSDRHPRRDGGMPPPAPPSRRDLPPPPPQRDTRASPRPQRAPAPRPPSSSSRGLPPLPPPSMNQPPPITRPSRGPPPPSGGGGGPPPPPPPPPPSVGAAPPPPPVPSAGAPSMGGGGGGGGGGGGRGDLLSQIQQGKELKAVEPNSSTPRGALLDQIRGGKKLKKVTDDRASVAKSPLESINDLGSLLSKALDDRKKAIQSDDSEGDEDDEFEDEDDEWED; encoded by the exons ATGACACAATCACAGAGAAAATCTGTGCAAAATAACGTACAATGTTCACTGCTTAATCATCAAGAAAATGATCAAGTGTTTAAGCTCTTGGGGAAAAGATGTGTT aCTCTAGCAACCTCTGTTGTTCAAGTGTTTCTGGCAAAGAGTGGAAGTTCGTGGGTAAAGCAATGTTGTGGCGTAGCGTGTTTCGTAAAAGATAACCCAAACAGATCATACTACATCCGAGTATACGATATCTta aaaaatcTTATGGTTTGGGAACAAGAGCTTTACAATCAATTTAAGTACAAGAAACCAAGAccattttttcatacattttCTACAGAT accTGCTGGGCAGGACTGAATTTCGCAAGTGACCTAGAAGCGGAAAACTTTGGTGGTGTTATTTTAGAAAAGATCAGCTTAAAACAGCAAAGACGAG ACAAACGTCGACAGGCGCCACCAGTTCCTCCAAGTAACCAAGGATCGAACGCTCCTCCTCCATTGCCTG AGGTACATCACACACCAAACCAGATATCAAATGacaataataaagaaaagaaaggaACAAAGAAAAAGGACAAAAAGAAAAGCAAAATTACCAAAGCTGATATTGGGCTTCCATCAAACTTCCA acATGTCAGCCATGTTGGATGGGATCCTGACAAGGGATTTGAT actaACAATATGGATCCGTCAGTGAAGGGATGGTTTCAGTCAATTGGAGTGACGGAAGCCTTATTGAAAGACAAGAACACAGCTAAATTCATTAATGACTTTATTGAGGAACATGGAGGAATTGAAGCCGTCAAAAAGGAAGCAGAGCGTGCCAAACCAG AATTGCCACCCCCACCACCACCATCAGATCGGCACCCTCGTCGAGACGGTGGAATGCCTCCTCCTGCACCACCATCACGCCGAGACTTACCTCCCCCTCCTCCCCAGAGAGACACCAGAGCTAGCCCAAGACCCCAAAGAGCACCAGCTCCACGTCCACCTTCTTCATCCTCAAGAGGGCTTCCTCCTTTACCACCACCAAGCATGAATCAACCTCCCCCGATCACAAGACCATCACGTGGACCACCACCTCCTTCCGGTGGTGGCGGCGGTCctcctccaccaccaccaccgccTCCACCATCTGTTGGAGCAGCACCTCCACCACCACCTGTACCATCAGCAGGAGCACCATCTATGGGTGGTGGTGGTGGCGGCGGCGGAGGAGGAGGAGGCAGAGGTGATCTCTTGAGTCAGATTCAACAAGGCAAAGAGTTAAAAGCAGTAGAGCCTAACAGTAGTACACCTAGAGGAGCATTACTTGATCAAATCAGAGGTGGAAAGAAGCTAAAGAAG GTGACTGACGACCGAGCTTCAGTGGCCAAGTCACCGCTTGAGTCTATCAATGATTTAGGCAGTTTGTTGAGCAAAGCTCTTGACGACCGAAAGAAGGCTATTCAGTCAG ATGATAGTGAAGGggatgaagatgatgaatttGAAGATGAGGACGATGAATGGGAGGACtaa
- the LOC140058309 gene encoding GTPase IMAP family member 7-like yields MGINEESGKEKAGKLVKPTPLKKEKNIVPSSEAYALQTIEQDFPENEVRILLLGVDGSGKSSVAQLITGGEVLQTAKKSSKRISAYYPCIRNGRRYVVVDSPCLFHTRIAPKFVITEVNKLIGLTAPGPHICIFVVPGVKLSSEEKQAMSRIQNAFFPGAIDNSIIVLTKSDILNSDGTSIEDFKSNAAPVVQNIMTKCNNRVVQVDNVSGDKDTQRNQIFDMIQDVLQSNTDTFYTNDVYTLAQVNLRVHKQKAKEKYMSSDEGIPLLDKIKEVERVRPLNDTTRENETAAASQDMMETELERLKEQMLQVVCDQVRDGILQESITPFELNLRRLLTSGTKAIGKFLSFMWFVP; encoded by the exons ATGGGTATAAACGAAGAAAGTGGAAAAGAGAAAGCTGGTAAACTGGTGAAGCCAACGCCACTGAAGAAAGAGAAAAATATAGTGCCATCCAGCGAAGCGTATGCGCTACAAACAATAG AACAAGACTTTCCAGAAAATGAAGTTCGAATTCTTCTCTTAGGAGTTGATGGCTCTGGCAAAAGTTCTGTGGCACAACTGATTACAGGTGGTGAGGTTTTACAGACGGCTAAGAAGTCAAGTAAAAGGATAAGCGCGTACTATCCGTGCATCAGGAATGGCAGACGATATGTTGTAGTAGACTCGCCTTGTTTGTTCCATACCCGAATCGCGCCAAAATTTGTCATTACTGAAGTTAATAAACTGATAGGCTTGACAGCCCCGGGGCCTCACATTTGCATATTCGTAGTCCCAGGTGTTAAGTTATCCTCTGAAGAGAAGCAGGCAATGTCAAGGATTCAAAATGCGTTCTTTCCCGGCGCTATAGACAATTCGATAATTGTTTTGACAAAATCTGATATTCTGAATTCAGATGGAACGTCTATTGAAGACTTTAAATCAAACGCTGCTCCTGTTGTACAAAATATCATGACAAAATGCAATAATCGCGTAGTTCAAGTTGACAATGTATCTGGCGATAAAGACACTCAAAGGAATCAAATATTTGATATGATACAAGATGTTCTTCAAAGCAATACAGACACATTCTACACAAATGATGTTTACACATTGGCTCAAGTAAATCTCAGAGTACATAAACAGAAAGCCAAAGAAAAATACATGTCTAGTGATGAAGGAATACCGTTActtgataaaataaaagagGTTGAACGAGTACGGCCACTGAATGATACTACGAGAGAAAATGAAACAGCCGCAGCGTCACAAGATATGATGGAAACGGAGTTAGAGAGGTTGAAGGAACAGATGCTGCAAGTGGTGTGTGATCAGGTTCGTGATGGCATTCTCCAAGAATCGATAACTCCATTCGAGCTTAATTTACGAAGATTACTAACTTCTGGAACTAAAGCCATTGGAAAATTCTTGTCATTTATGTGGTTTGTGCCATGA